From one Actinopolyspora saharensis genomic stretch:
- a CDS encoding LytR/AlgR family response regulator transcription factor, protein MSTPQRISGPPEGRNGSGGSSRAGLVILIVDDEIPGLETTQGMIEKNPRVGKVLTAFDAAEALRILRSDNPELQGRPADAPLVDAVFIDVAMPGLTGMDLARVLFSFENSPALVFITAHGENALEAFDLGAIDYVMKPASPERVERALRKVQRIAAPPEVGGDGARALSSGGQQVEGQQRPDDHSVIPVELGGTTRLVQRSQVRWVEAQGDYARLHTDEGSHLVRIPLAQLEEKWADAGFVRIHRSYLVALNLINELRMSSSGYSVLIAGGQYREIRELPVSRRHTRELKDRLVRSPRQ, encoded by the coding sequence GTGAGTACACCACAGCGCATCAGCGGCCCGCCCGAGGGTCGTAACGGCAGCGGCGGATCGAGCAGGGCGGGACTCGTCATCCTGATCGTCGACGACGAGATCCCCGGGCTCGAGACGACGCAGGGAATGATCGAGAAGAACCCGCGCGTCGGCAAGGTGCTGACGGCGTTCGACGCGGCCGAGGCGCTGCGGATATTGCGCAGCGACAATCCCGAGCTGCAGGGGCGTCCCGCCGACGCGCCGCTGGTCGACGCCGTCTTCATCGATGTCGCCATGCCGGGTCTGACCGGAATGGACCTGGCCAGGGTGCTCTTCTCCTTCGAGAACTCGCCCGCCCTGGTGTTCATCACCGCGCACGGCGAGAACGCGCTGGAGGCCTTCGACCTGGGCGCCATCGACTACGTGATGAAACCGGCCAGCCCCGAGCGGGTGGAGCGCGCGCTGCGCAAGGTGCAGCGCATAGCGGCCCCGCCGGAGGTGGGCGGCGACGGCGCTCGCGCGTTGAGCTCCGGCGGCCAGCAGGTCGAGGGGCAGCAGCGGCCCGACGACCACTCGGTCATCCCCGTGGAACTGGGGGGAACCACTCGCCTGGTGCAGCGCTCCCAGGTGCGCTGGGTGGAGGCCCAGGGGGATTACGCGCGGCTGCACACCGACGAGGGGTCGCACCTGGTGCGCATCCCGCTGGCCCAGCTGGAGGAGAAGTGGGCGGACGCCGGGTTCGTGCGCATTCACCGGTCCTACCTGGTCGCGCTGAACCTGATAAACGAGCTGCGCATGTCCTCCTCCGGGTATTCGGTGCTCATCGCCGGAGGGCAGTACCGGGAGATCCGCGAGCTGCCGGTCAGCCGCAGGCACACCCGCGAGCTCAAGGACCGGCTGGTGCGCTCTCCGCGTCAGTGA